In one Methylocaldum szegediense genomic region, the following are encoded:
- a CDS encoding FecR family protein: MANPVSSSDRIRERALYWFARLQSGETDSAERAAFERWLAASPAHRQAYEALRAAWDDLPRPEAELAAARGYARRRGSFRRVFGPALAAALVLTMGLAAYEGWPLSDTGVYRTAKGERRTVVLPDGTQVELNSDTVLAMRYGWSSRSVELERGEAFFSVAPRKFRPFEVRASGGSIRDIGTRFDVDRRPASVRVAVLEGAVRIRLADAGDERQVNQGQMASYSATGVLTEAAPADLSAATAWREGKLIFRATPLPEILAELGRYHPVVFRLADPALERLSLSGVFKVDDLPLFLATLEAVLPVKIGRAEDGSIAVERTKR, translated from the coding sequence ATGGCCAATCCCGTTTCCTCTTCCGACCGAATCCGCGAACGCGCGCTTTACTGGTTCGCGCGTCTTCAATCGGGCGAGACCGATTCCGCCGAGCGGGCTGCGTTCGAGCGTTGGCTGGCGGCTAGTCCCGCCCATCGGCAGGCTTACGAAGCGCTTCGCGCGGCTTGGGACGACCTGCCGCGACCGGAAGCGGAATTGGCCGCCGCGCGCGGTTACGCTCGCCGCCGTGGTTCTTTCCGCCGGGTCTTTGGCCCGGCGCTTGCCGCAGCACTCGTTCTAACGATGGGACTCGCGGCATACGAGGGTTGGCCTTTGTCCGACACCGGCGTTTACCGCACGGCCAAAGGTGAACGGCGGACGGTGGTCTTGCCGGACGGCACGCAGGTCGAACTCAACAGCGACACCGTGCTGGCCATGCGCTACGGTTGGTCCTCGCGTTCGGTCGAACTCGAACGCGGCGAGGCGTTTTTCAGCGTCGCGCCGCGGAAATTTAGGCCGTTTGAAGTACGGGCTTCGGGCGGATCCATCCGCGATATCGGCACCCGTTTCGATGTGGACCGGCGTCCCGCGTCGGTACGGGTGGCGGTGCTCGAAGGCGCGGTGCGGATCAGGCTCGCCGACGCCGGGGACGAGCGGCAGGTAAACCAGGGGCAAATGGCCAGCTACAGTGCGACGGGCGTACTCACCGAAGCCGCGCCGGCCGACCTCTCGGCGGCGACCGCCTGGCGCGAGGGCAAGCTGATCTTCCGCGCGACGCCGTTGCCGGAGATTCTGGCGGAACTCGGACGTTACCATCCGGTTGTCTTCCGCCTCGCGGATCCGGCGCTGGAGCGATTGTCTTTGAGCGGGGTTTTCAAAGTCGACGATCTGCCGCTGTTTCTCGCCACACTGGAGGCGGTTCTTCCGGTCAAGATCGGCCGAGCCGAAGACGGCAGCATCGCGGTGGAACGGACGAAACGGTAG
- a CDS encoding RNA polymerase sigma factor, which produces MTETSVHDWFSRYADDLLGFLRRKVGDFDAPDLVQDVFLRMLSYPSASVREPRAFLFRAAANLVVDHLRKESHRDHEDIADVSEELAASAPTPEDTAIGAERMERFRAALAELPPVSRHAFVLNRFDGMTHSEIAELLGISPKTVQRHIERALDHCLSRLEK; this is translated from the coding sequence GTGACCGAAACTTCCGTACATGATTGGTTCTCCCGCTACGCAGACGACCTGCTCGGTTTCCTGCGCCGCAAAGTGGGCGATTTCGACGCGCCCGACCTGGTCCAGGACGTCTTTCTCCGTATGCTCTCGTACCCGTCGGCGTCCGTCCGCGAGCCGCGCGCTTTCCTTTTCCGCGCGGCGGCCAATTTGGTCGTCGACCACCTGCGCAAGGAAAGCCATCGCGATCACGAAGACATCGCCGACGTTTCGGAAGAACTCGCCGCTTCGGCGCCCACCCCCGAGGATACCGCGATCGGCGCAGAACGCATGGAGCGCTTTCGTGCCGCGCTTGCCGAGCTTCCGCCCGTGTCCCGCCATGCCTTCGTGCTCAACCGATTCGACGGCATGACCCATTCCGAAATCGCCGAACTTCTCGGGATTTCCCCCAAGACCGTACAGCGTCATATCGAGAGGGCTCTGGACCACTGCTTGAGTCGCCTGGAAAAATAA
- a CDS encoding RpnC/YadD family protein, with the protein MQQVVQDAESGRRHADKLVKVWARDGSETWVLIDVEIQGEAERAFAEHMYVYHYRVFDRYRVDVVSLGVLTDMTAGFRPAGYRWSRWGCAIEFRFPCVKLLDWQARWSELEASENVFALMVMTQLRAKTSRDAEECSVWTFQLVRRLYERGYPREVVLELFRVIDWMMRLPEGLERQFLTAVYELEETKKMPYVTSAERFGIEKGLQQGLEQGLRQGEAAVLLRLIERKYGPEAVTAYRNRVEQADAETLLKWSERLLAAETVDEVFH; encoded by the coding sequence ATGCAACAGGTGGTACAGGACGCGGAATCGGGACGGCGCCATGCGGACAAGCTGGTGAAAGTCTGGGCACGCGACGGCAGCGAGACCTGGGTGCTGATCGACGTCGAGATCCAGGGCGAGGCGGAACGGGCATTTGCCGAGCATATGTATGTCTATCATTATCGCGTGTTCGACCGCTACCGGGTGGACGTGGTGAGTCTCGGGGTGTTGACCGACATGACGGCGGGCTTTCGGCCCGCGGGCTACCGGTGGAGCCGTTGGGGATGTGCGATCGAATTCCGGTTTCCTTGCGTGAAGCTGCTCGACTGGCAGGCGCGCTGGTCGGAACTGGAGGCGAGCGAGAACGTGTTTGCCCTGATGGTGATGACGCAGCTTCGGGCGAAGACCAGCCGCGACGCCGAGGAGTGCAGCGTCTGGACATTTCAGTTGGTGCGACGTTTGTACGAGCGGGGATACCCGCGGGAGGTCGTCTTGGAATTGTTCCGGGTGATCGATTGGATGATGCGCTTGCCGGAAGGATTGGAGCGTCAATTTCTGACGGCAGTCTACGAACTTGAGGAGACGAAGAAAATGCCCTATGTCACGAGTGCGGAACGGTTCGGAATCGAGAAGGGCCTGCAGCAAGGTTTGGAACAAGGGTTACGGCAAGGTGAAGCCGCCGTGCTGCTGCGCCTGATCGAGCGCAAATACGGGCCGGAGGCGGTAACGGCCTACCGGAACCGGGTGGAACAGGCGGACGCCGAGACGCTACTGAAATGGTCCGAACGGCTTCTCGCCGCCGAAACCGTCGACGAGGTCTTCCACTGA